AGAAAAGGGATTTTTAATTCCCACGGATCTAGGAAGGGAAGTTTACGAATACCTGACCAAGCACTTCCCCGAGTGGACAAGTGAAGAACTCACGAGAAAACTTGAAGAGGCGATGGACAAAATAGAGAGAGGAGAACTCGATTACATGGAAGTTCTAAAGGAGGTTCACAGGATAAAGGTACTCCTGAAGGAAGAAAAGGCTTTTAAAAAATAAAACAATTTTTTGATTTGAATTTCTATAATATTCATTATGTGGGCCAGAGTACTTAAATTAATCTGCGAAGAGTTAGGAGACAGAGAGCTGTTCCTCTTGGAAGCTGACAAGGATCTTAAGTGGTTTGGAGCACCTGTAAAGGAAGTGTGTGAAAAGGTAAACTTTGACGCGAGGAACTCCGAAATAGCCCAGACCGTAAAGGCAAGCCTTCAGGAAGTTCAGGGAGAAGGATGGATAGTTTACGTAGATCCCTTTAATAACTTTGCGGATATATACGAGGCGAATAAACCCAGATACAGAAATAGGTGGAATCAGGAAAGACCTTACGACATAAGCGAAACACGTTTCCGCGTAGGATTTTTCCCTTCAAGGGAAGAGGCTTACGATTCTTCTTCAAGATTTCAAAGAGAATAAGGGATCTTTACGACCTTAAATTGGACGTTATATACACTTAAACCGTTGTTTTAATTTTGAGCTTCCTCATAAACTTTTTAAGCTTAAATTATATCTTTAGGTAACAAATTCTTTTGTGGAGGTTGTACATGGCTAAGAAAAATCCTATCCAGCCCGGACCAGAAGGATACATACCAACCCCTGCCGCATTCCAAGGATGTGACCTTCCTCCACCAGGAAAAGCACTCCTGTACGGAGAAATAGTAGACGAAGAAGTAGCAATGAGGGAAGCCGCAAAGGCACTCCTGACAAGAAGAAATCCCACTATATTCCCCGGTCCTCTGGTCCTGTGGGGATGGAACGCGGACGCAATGGAAAAAGCAAAAGCAGTTCTGGAACTCGCCATGGAAATTCCCAACTGCAGAATTATCCCCATGCCCGACTACAGACCCAAGTACCCCAAAATTGACCCAGAAGCGGAAATAAACCCGAACCACCCCAACTTAACGATACTTCACAACAAAATAGAGGCTTGTATCTTTGTAGGCGTTCACTGTCACTACGCAAACTTATCTTTAAGGATGATAAGGGCGGGAACGAACTGCTTTACCATAGCTCTATGTGCTGAAATGGGACACGAAGACGCAATGGTTTCCCTAAGAGACGTTCACGCGGATGAAATAAGGAAGTTCAGGGACGTTGTAGTAGAAGTCAGAAAGGAACTCGGAATAGAGTGGGAACCCAAACTACCCCCGGAAAATCCATCACTTCCAAAAGAAGACTGGGTCAAGATATCACCCCTGGACTTCGGAGAGTATGCGTATC
The genomic region above belongs to Aquifex aeolicus VF5 and contains:
- a CDS encoding carbon monoxide dehydrogenase beta subunit family protein — translated: MAKKNPIQPGPEGYIPTPAAFQGCDLPPPGKALLYGEIVDEEVAMREAAKALLTRRNPTIFPGPLVLWGWNADAMEKAKAVLELAMEIPNCRIIPMPDYRPKYPKIDPEAEINPNHPNLTILHNKIEACIFVGVHCHYANLSLRMIRAGTNCFTIALCAEMGHEDAMVSLRDVHADEIRKFRDVVVEVRKELGIEWEPKLPPENPSLPKEDWVKISPLDFGEYAYLLIPRRGEIVEESE